The following are from one region of the Tistrella mobilis genome:
- a CDS encoding ABC transporter permease, with the protein MTIYLARRCGQAVVLMLLVSVIGFGILHLAPGGPLSQYVLSSNMAQEDIDRITRQLGLDRPFLLQYVDWLARMVTGDWGQSYRDGLPVLTKIATHIGPTLEIMLASTVIAALLGGVIGMRAAVRRHSLTDLLATGGAMIALSIPTFWFALMAIYLFSIELGWLPSGNRSTIGDGSLGDVLHHMVAPVMVLALVETAVWAQFMRASMLDTLGQDYIRTARAKGLRERVVIRAHALRNALLPMITLVGLQFPTLLGGALVTETVFSWPGMGRLFLDSLEYRDYPVVMGILMLSALMVMAGSLLADLLYAVADPRIRMD; encoded by the coding sequence ATGACGATCTATCTGGCGCGACGATGCGGGCAGGCCGTGGTGCTGATGCTGCTGGTCTCGGTCATCGGCTTCGGCATCCTGCATCTCGCCCCGGGCGGGCCGCTGTCGCAATACGTCCTGTCGTCGAACATGGCGCAGGAAGATATCGACCGGATCACCCGCCAGCTGGGGCTGGACCGGCCCTTCCTGCTGCAATATGTCGACTGGCTCGCCCGGATGGTGACCGGCGACTGGGGGCAGTCCTATCGTGACGGGCTGCCGGTTCTGACCAAGATCGCGACCCATATCGGGCCGACGCTTGAAATCATGCTCGCCTCCACCGTGATCGCCGCCCTGCTGGGCGGCGTGATCGGCATGCGGGCGGCGGTGCGCCGGCATTCGCTGACTGACCTGCTCGCCACCGGCGGGGCGATGATCGCGCTGTCGATCCCGACCTTCTGGTTCGCCCTGATGGCGATCTATCTGTTTTCGATCGAACTCGGCTGGCTGCCCTCGGGCAATCGCAGCACCATCGGCGACGGCTCGCTCGGTGACGTGCTTCATCACATGGTCGCACCGGTGATGGTGCTGGCGCTGGTGGAGACCGCGGTCTGGGCGCAGTTCATGCGGGCCTCGATGCTCGACACGCTGGGGCAGGACTATATCCGCACCGCCCGTGCCAAGGGGCTGCGCGAACGGGTGGTGATCCGCGCCCATGCGCTGCGCAACGCGCTGCTGCCGATGATCACCCTGGTCGGGCTGCAATTCCCCACCCTGCTCGGCGGTGCGCTGGTCACCGAAACGGTGTTCAGCTGGCCGGGCATGGGCCGGCTGTTTCTCGACAGCCTGGAATATCGCGACTATCCGGTGGTGATGGGCATTCTGATGCTCTCGGCGCTGATGGTGATGGCAGGCTCGCTGCTGGCCGATCTGCTTTATGCGGTCGCCGACCCCCGGATCAGGATGGATTGA
- a CDS encoding FecR family protein, with amino-acid sequence MSGSTDTAPVDAALLDAALERFIRARDVDADPADRQALADWAAADPAHEAALARVEAMWGADAFAAALVRTMQPAPLPASSRPASSPSRLRQRAWPLALAASVLLMIGIGAALDLPLRLRADAITATGERRLVVLADGSRVTLDTDSAIAVTIDETGRHLTLLEGRAFFEVTPDAARPFDVAAGPAKVRVTGTAFAVGFTADDAIMVQVRSGRVEAGAAGRSRALGAGDALRLDGTGPGIVTHPDPARPDPAQGLGWLDGRLVFVDRPLGDVLAELDRYLPGRILVTDPAIAARRVTGNYRLDDPAGSTLALAAVAGAEVTQITGRLLILH; translated from the coding sequence GTGAGCGGTTCCACGGATACGGCGCCCGTCGATGCCGCCCTGCTCGATGCGGCGCTGGAACGCTTCATCCGCGCCCGCGATGTCGATGCCGATCCGGCCGACCGGCAGGCGCTGGCCGACTGGGCGGCCGCCGACCCGGCCCATGAAGCCGCGCTCGCCCGGGTGGAGGCGATGTGGGGGGCCGATGCCTTCGCAGCGGCGCTCGTCAGAACGATGCAGCCGGCCCCGCTGCCCGCGTCGTCCCGGCCCGCGTCGTCCCCGTCGCGGCTGCGGCAGCGGGCATGGCCGCTGGCCCTGGCCGCCTCCGTCCTGCTCATGATCGGCATCGGGGCGGCGCTCGACCTGCCGCTGCGGCTGCGGGCCGATGCGATCACCGCCACCGGCGAACGCCGGCTCGTGGTGCTGGCCGACGGGTCCCGCGTGACGCTCGACACCGACAGCGCCATCGCGGTTACGATCGACGAGACCGGACGGCATCTGACCCTGCTGGAGGGCCGGGCCTTTTTCGAGGTCACGCCCGATGCCGCCCGGCCGTTCGACGTGGCGGCCGGACCTGCCAAAGTGCGGGTCACCGGCACCGCCTTTGCCGTGGGGTTCACCGCCGATGACGCGATCATGGTGCAGGTCCGCAGCGGCCGGGTGGAGGCGGGGGCCGCCGGCCGCAGCCGCGCGCTGGGTGCCGGCGACGCGCTGCGCCTGGACGGCACCGGCCCCGGCATCGTCACCCATCCTGATCCCGCCCGCCCCGATCCCGCTCAGGGGCTGGGCTGGCTGGATGGCCGGCTGGTCTTCGTGGACCGGCCGCTCGGCGATGTCCTGGCCGAACTCGACCGCTATCTGCCCGGGCGGATCCTGGTCACCGACCCTGCCATTGCCGCCCGCCGCGTCACCGGCAATTACCGGCTGGACGATCCGGCCGGCAGCACGCTCGCCCTTGCCGCCGTGGCCGGCGCCGAGGTCACGCAGATCACCGGCAGGCTGTTGATTCTGCATTGA
- a CDS encoding TetR/AcrR family transcriptional regulator: MGRPRGFDRERVLDHVVDLFWRHGYDGTSVEAIRHATGIGPSSLYAAFGDKRTLFFEAVDRYRARVVDKALDGLEQDRGDGLAAIRAFFTRVVDGIIAGERRWGCLMTNCAVERAPWDEAAAEAARAHLLRVRAAFAGALARGATGADETQVTAVASMLTAVLQGLNVMARAGFGRAPIQAAVDAAIASAEGAAMLPVARRMPAAIAS; encoded by the coding sequence ATGGGCAGGCCGCGAGGCTTCGACCGCGAACGGGTCCTCGATCACGTGGTGGATCTGTTCTGGCGTCACGGATATGACGGCACCTCGGTAGAGGCCATCCGTCATGCCACCGGCATCGGGCCCAGCAGCCTGTATGCAGCCTTCGGGGACAAGCGCACGCTGTTCTTCGAAGCGGTGGACCGCTACCGGGCGCGGGTGGTCGACAAGGCGCTTGATGGTCTGGAGCAGGATCGCGGCGACGGGCTGGCGGCGATCCGCGCCTTCTTCACCCGGGTGGTCGACGGCATCATTGCGGGTGAACGCCGCTGGGGCTGTCTGATGACCAATTGTGCGGTCGAACGCGCGCCCTGGGACGAGGCGGCGGCCGAGGCGGCGCGCGCGCATCTGCTCAGGGTTCGCGCGGCCTTTGCCGGTGCGCTGGCGCGCGGTGCGACCGGTGCCGACGAGACGCAGGTCACCGCCGTCGCCTCGATGCTGACCGCGGTGCTGCAGGGGCTGAACGTCATGGCCCGGGCGGGTTTTGGCCGCGCGCCCATTCAGGCCGCCGTCGATGCCGCGATCGCGAGTGCCGAGGGTGCCGCCATGCTGCCGGTTGCGCGCAGAATGCCGGCCGCCATCGCCTCCTGA
- a CDS encoding RNA polymerase sigma factor, whose protein sequence is MDRTALDRLNHIYSGRRRILVRSLMPIVGSLAVAEDLAQETYLKVRAALAQSQIQHLEPFLFRTARNLALDHLRRERRQGAVLRQGEDQDDLAHIAADTPSPEAEVGDRQLLDRLEQVMSRLTPRQRRVMVACRLEGRSYAEVAADLGVSTSTVQKDLKDAMAACLGSFTGGER, encoded by the coding sequence TTGGACCGAACGGCGCTCGACCGGCTCAACCACATCTATTCAGGCCGGCGGCGCATCCTGGTGCGCAGCCTGATGCCGATCGTCGGCAGCCTGGCGGTGGCCGAGGATCTGGCGCAGGAGACCTATCTGAAGGTCCGGGCCGCGCTGGCACAGAGCCAGATCCAGCATCTGGAACCCTTCCTTTTCCGCACCGCCCGCAATCTGGCGCTGGATCATCTGCGCCGGGAGCGACGCCAGGGCGCCGTGCTGCGCCAGGGCGAGGATCAGGACGATCTTGCCCATATCGCCGCCGACACGCCCAGCCCCGAGGCGGAAGTCGGCGACCGTCAGTTGCTCGACCGGCTGGAACAGGTGATGTCGCGGTTGACGCCGCGCCAGCGCCGGGTGATGGTCGCCTGCCGGCTGGAAGGCCGCAGCTATGCCGAGGTCGCGGCCGATCTCGGCGTGTCGACCAGCACGGTTCAGAAGGATCTGAAGGACGCGATGGCCGCCTGTCTGGGCAGTTTTACGGGTGGCGAGCGGTGA
- a CDS encoding LysR substrate-binding domain-containing protein, with protein sequence MSRRLPSLNALRCFEVVATHMGVKKAAQVLNVSESAVSRQVRILEEQLGVSLFLRTHGGMEITEEGRRLALAVTEAFDHIANAIDPFQNDQDVVTLKVIPTFALRWLFPRLHRFHEQHPMIRIVVQTRLNDMTVDETGADLGIRYGRGGFPNEDATELYAEWIVPVAAPGHLDPDRPEEDLRSAMLLHPLPDHQDWITWSEKSGMPLRVHDGLDFDALDMALSAAEAGLGVAIADVVLADQAIRDGRLVVPIDKAVPSGVSYFLVRRPELRRRRQVRLVEDWLLAEIATARETIAGYARG encoded by the coding sequence ATGTCCCGACGTCTGCCTTCGCTCAACGCGCTCAGATGCTTCGAGGTGGTGGCGACCCATATGGGGGTGAAAAAGGCCGCGCAGGTGCTGAATGTCAGCGAAAGCGCGGTCAGCCGCCAGGTGCGCATCCTGGAGGAACAGCTGGGCGTGTCGCTGTTCCTGCGCACCCATGGCGGCATGGAGATCACCGAAGAGGGCCGCCGTCTGGCCCTGGCGGTGACGGAAGCCTTCGATCACATCGCCAATGCGATCGATCCGTTCCAGAACGACCAGGATGTGGTCACGCTGAAGGTGATCCCCACCTTTGCCCTGCGCTGGCTGTTCCCGCGGCTGCACAGGTTCCACGAACAGCATCCGATGATCCGGATCGTGGTTCAGACCCGTCTGAACGATATGACGGTGGACGAGACCGGCGCCGATCTGGGCATCCGCTATGGCCGCGGCGGCTTTCCCAACGAGGATGCGACCGAGCTTTACGCCGAATGGATCGTGCCGGTGGCGGCCCCGGGGCATCTGGATCCCGACCGGCCGGAGGAAGATCTGCGCAGCGCCATGCTGCTCCACCCGCTGCCCGATCATCAGGACTGGATCACCTGGTCCGAGAAGTCGGGCATGCCGCTGCGCGTCCATGACGGGCTGGATTTCGACGCGCTCGACATGGCGCTGAGTGCCGCCGAAGCCGGCCTCGGCGTCGCGATCGCCGATGTGGTTCTGGCCGATCAGGCGATCCGCGACGGCCGGCTGGTGGTGCCGATCGACAAGGCGGTGCCGAGCGGCGTGTCCTATTTCCTGGTCCGCCGCCCCGAACTTCGCCGCCGCCGCCAGGTCCGCCTGGTGGAAGACTGGCTGCTGGCCGAGATCGCGACCGCGCGCGAGACGATCGCCGGCTACGCGCGCGGCTGA
- a CDS encoding cupin domain-containing protein, translating into MSHAPKDARLAALPQAAARIVEALGLAPHPEGGWFAEVWRSPAPDGGRGALTTIYFLLARGERSHWHRVDAEEVWHHYAGAPLALDMAPDDAAAPRRHLLGFDPLHPADANAGRPVLVVPAGWWQAAETLGEYTLVGCSVAPAFTFDGFELAAPGWAPGRPAGRPAS; encoded by the coding sequence ATGAGCCATGCCCCCAAAGACGCACGCCTTGCGGCCTTGCCCCAGGCGGCAGCACGGATCGTGGAGGCCCTGGGGCTTGCCCCCCATCCCGAAGGCGGATGGTTTGCCGAAGTCTGGCGCAGCCCTGCACCCGATGGGGGCCGGGGGGCGTTGACCACGATCTATTTCCTGCTGGCCCGCGGAGAGCGGTCGCACTGGCACCGGGTCGATGCCGAAGAGGTCTGGCATCACTATGCCGGGGCGCCGCTGGCGCTGGACATGGCACCCGACGATGCCGCGGCCCCGCGGCGCCATCTGCTGGGCTTCGACCCCCTGCACCCCGCGGATGCCAATGCCGGCCGGCCGGTGCTGGTGGTGCCCGCCGGCTGGTGGCAGGCGGCGGAAACCCTGGGCGAATACACGCTGGTCGGCTGTTCGGTGGCGCCCGCCTTCACCTTCGACGGTTTCGAACTGGCGGCACCGGGCTGGGCGCCGGGACGACCGGCCGGCAGGCCGGCATCGTGA
- a CDS encoding MFS transporter, producing the protein MSIRSPRDVPLIYVYRILSRLYFHLPILFVFFYERGLDIFRLELLLAAYGLTICLAVGPAGRLGRVLPQKGVIATGEVLKAAGLGMIVAFAVASPLPAPLAADGGFWWLLAAQIAGGIGYALAQGTDSALLRSLHGDDEVIAYRTHESRTASLIFLAVLVAGTAGSVLYRFAPELPFLAALAAALVSAIAILMVSTPAAPAQTAASPGATASPAPATSVPGEAGWMAYYVLMRAFALAAFVGFLPALFFLTLKVDLYWFGLVLSLFNLAAFLSARYAPTVMDRIGARAITVAMPAIGLVSLILFATASENLIAGLVAITALGFATGGIRPVTMANLNRLPMAAPARARLIGRMERWYGLTNAAVLAIGGWCLAAYGFVPLMSGVAVLFAALVLAYALAGEQLMGRGTERRAA; encoded by the coding sequence ATGAGCATCCGCAGCCCACGCGACGTGCCACTGATCTATGTCTATCGCATCCTGTCGCGGCTCTATTTCCACCTGCCGATCCTGTTCGTGTTCTTCTACGAACGCGGGCTCGACATCTTCCGGCTGGAACTGCTGCTGGCGGCCTATGGCCTGACCATCTGCCTGGCGGTCGGCCCGGCCGGCCGGCTTGGCCGGGTCTTGCCGCAGAAGGGCGTGATCGCCACCGGCGAGGTGCTGAAGGCGGCCGGCCTCGGCATGATCGTGGCCTTCGCCGTCGCCTCGCCCCTGCCCGCACCGCTGGCGGCCGATGGCGGCTTCTGGTGGCTGCTGGCGGCCCAGATCGCCGGCGGCATCGGCTATGCGCTGGCCCAGGGCACCGATTCGGCCCTGCTGCGCAGCCTGCACGGCGATGACGAGGTCATCGCCTATCGCACCCATGAAAGCCGCACCGCCTCTCTGATCTTCCTGGCGGTGCTGGTGGCGGGCACGGCCGGCAGCGTGCTCTATCGCTTCGCCCCGGAACTGCCCTTCCTGGCCGCACTGGCCGCGGCGCTGGTCTCGGCGATCGCGATCCTGATGGTCAGCACCCCGGCGGCGCCGGCACAGACCGCGGCCAGCCCCGGCGCGACCGCTTCCCCCGCCCCGGCGACCAGCGTGCCGGGCGAGGCGGGCTGGATGGCCTATTACGTGCTGATGCGCGCCTTCGCGCTTGCCGCCTTCGTGGGCTTCCTGCCGGCGCTGTTCTTCCTGACGCTGAAGGTCGATCTCTACTGGTTCGGGCTGGTGCTCAGCCTGTTCAACCTGGCGGCCTTCCTGTCGGCGCGCTATGCGCCGACGGTGATGGACCGGATCGGCGCCCGGGCGATCACGGTCGCCATGCCCGCGATCGGCCTGGTCTCGCTGATCCTGTTCGCCACCGCCTCGGAAAACCTGATCGCCGGCCTGGTCGCGATCACCGCGCTCGGCTTCGCCACCGGCGGCATCCGGCCGGTGACCATGGCCAATCTCAACCGCCTGCCGATGGCGGCGCCGGCCCGCGCCCGGCTGATCGGCCGCATGGAACGCTGGTACGGCCTGACCAACGCCGCCGTGCTCGCCATCGGCGGCTGGTGCCTGGCGGCCTATGGCTTCGTGCCGCTGATGTCGGGCGTGGCGGTGCTGTTCGCGGCCCTGGTTCTGGCCTATGCGCTGGCCGGCGAACAGCTGATGGGCCGCGGCACGGAACGCCGCGCGGCCTAG
- a CDS encoding peptide ABC transporter substrate-binding protein, producing MQTPSLSKRSFLKLSAAAGVAGAVGGMAAGPFRALAAGPEPRPGGQVIAGISQEPTVFNPLMPGSEYDQGIWWQVFSTLWYIDADGTIVPDLAVDLPTVANGGLSADGRIWKIRLRKGVTWHDGTPFTAHDVKYTLDLINNPDFRVRNRVGHSLLRNVTVTADDEIQWVLSEPFAPYMSVLSLTFIVPRHILGKADDPNTAPFNTAPVGTGPFRWGERRAGEHVLLEKNPAYHGDGPYLDRVVFRYIPDQTMLYTQFRSGEIDYLGLSGLQPAFDAEARALPDRRIVAAPAPFVEHIALNHGFAPFADKAVRQALYLAMNRKARLEAIYHGRPIETESYVPHGHWAFDDGLPKHSHDPAAAKALLDKAGWLPGADGIRQKDGVRLAFTNSTSAGSQSREQAQQLLKQDWREIGVDMTIENMPGAVIWGEFWQKSQYQSVMVASNFLQGSDPDVTPRFSSKAIPAQGGSGLNTYQYRNPEVDGLLERGSREMDQAVRRKIYQRLQQIIREDLVFLPVSQSVIVEGAKAKLTGYRPNINASSNCWNMRRWFWAA from the coding sequence ATGCAGACGCCTTCGCTTTCGAAGCGCAGCTTCCTGAAACTCTCCGCCGCGGCAGGGGTGGCCGGTGCGGTCGGCGGCATGGCCGCGGGGCCGTTCCGCGCACTCGCCGCCGGGCCCGAGCCGCGCCCGGGCGGCCAGGTGATCGCCGGCATCTCTCAGGAGCCGACGGTGTTCAACCCGCTGATGCCGGGCAGCGAATACGACCAGGGCATCTGGTGGCAGGTGTTCAGCACGCTCTGGTACATCGACGCCGACGGCACCATCGTGCCGGATCTGGCGGTGGACCTGCCGACGGTCGCCAATGGCGGGCTGTCGGCCGATGGCCGGATCTGGAAGATCCGGCTGCGCAAGGGCGTCACCTGGCATGACGGCACGCCCTTCACCGCCCATGACGTGAAGTACACGCTGGACCTGATCAACAATCCCGATTTCCGGGTGCGCAACCGGGTCGGCCATTCCCTGCTGCGCAATGTGACCGTCACCGCCGACGACGAAATCCAGTGGGTGCTGTCGGAACCCTTCGCGCCCTATATGTCGGTGCTGTCGCTGACCTTCATCGTGCCCCGCCATATTCTGGGCAAGGCGGATGATCCGAACACCGCCCCCTTCAATACGGCCCCGGTGGGCACCGGCCCGTTCCGCTGGGGGGAGCGCCGGGCAGGCGAGCATGTGCTGCTGGAAAAGAACCCCGCCTATCACGGCGACGGGCCCTATCTCGACCGGGTGGTGTTCCGCTACATCCCCGATCAGACCATGCTCTATACCCAGTTCCGCAGCGGCGAGATCGACTATCTGGGCCTCTCCGGCCTGCAGCCGGCCTTCGATGCCGAGGCGCGTGCCCTGCCGGACCGGCGCATCGTGGCGGCACCGGCGCCCTTCGTCGAGCATATCGCCCTCAACCACGGCTTCGCGCCCTTTGCCGACAAGGCGGTGCGCCAGGCGCTCTATCTGGCCATGAACCGCAAGGCGCGGCTGGAAGCGATCTATCACGGCCGGCCGATCGAGACCGAATCCTACGTCCCCCACGGTCATTGGGCCTTCGATGACGGGCTGCCGAAGCACAGCCACGATCCGGCGGCGGCGAAGGCGCTGCTCGACAAGGCCGGCTGGCTGCCCGGCGCCGACGGCATCCGCCAGAAGGACGGCGTGCGCCTGGCCTTCACCAATTCGACCAGCGCCGGTTCCCAGTCGCGTGAACAGGCCCAGCAGCTGCTGAAGCAGGACTGGCGTGAGATCGGCGTCGACATGACGATCGAGAACATGCCGGGCGCTGTGATCTGGGGCGAATTCTGGCAGAAGTCGCAATATCAGTCGGTGATGGTCGCCTCCAACTTCCTGCAGGGCAGCGACCCGGACGTCACGCCGCGCTTCTCCAGCAAGGCGATCCCGGCCCAGGGCGGCAGCGGCCTCAACACCTATCAGTACCGGAACCCGGAAGTCGACGGGCTGCTGGAACGCGGCAGCCGCGAGATGGACCAGGCGGTGCGGCGCAAGATCTATCAGCGCCTGCAGCAGATCATCCGCGAGGATCTGGTCTTCCTGCCGGTGTCGCAGTCGGTGATCGTCGAAGGGGCGAAGGCGAAGCTCACCGGCTATCGCCCGAACATCAATGCCTCGTCGAACTGCTGGAACATGCGACGCTGGTTCTGGGCGGCGTGA
- a CDS encoding L-threonylcarbamoyladenylate synthase: MVNIVKLSAGAIDEAAEVIRAGGLVITPTRTQYNLICDAFNADAIQRVFDVKKRTKFGPLTFSIANPAEAARHVVVPDWVAPDAFERLWPGELTLIFDKACELPPAFTMGYDTLGVACQGASPLENIIRAAGRPVGATSANISGQGDIFVDLDKAVADIGDGVDLIIDLGGETPGATSDSAVKANTIVDFTFERPYLVRAGVYPVSRIQEVFPNLDTDTEAYKQRLMQRVNEVRGRAASA; this comes from the coding sequence ATGGTCAATATCGTGAAACTTTCCGCCGGCGCGATCGACGAGGCGGCCGAGGTGATCCGCGCGGGCGGGCTGGTCATCACCCCCACGCGCACGCAGTACAACCTGATCTGCGACGCCTTCAACGCCGATGCCATCCAGCGGGTGTTCGACGTGAAGAAGCGCACCAAATTCGGTCCGCTGACCTTCTCGATCGCCAATCCGGCCGAGGCGGCCCGTCATGTGGTGGTCCCCGACTGGGTCGCCCCCGATGCCTTCGAACGGCTGTGGCCGGGGGAGCTGACGCTGATCTTCGACAAGGCCTGCGAACTGCCGCCGGCCTTCACCATGGGCTATGACACGCTGGGTGTGGCCTGCCAGGGCGCCTCGCCGCTGGAAAACATCATCCGCGCCGCCGGCCGGCCGGTCGGGGCCACCTCGGCCAACATCTCGGGCCAGGGCGACATCTTCGTCGACCTCGACAAGGCGGTTGCCGATATCGGCGACGGGGTCGATCTCATCATCGATCTCGGCGGCGAGACGCCCGGCGCCACCTCGGACAGTGCGGTCAAGGCCAACACCATCGTCGACTTCACGTTCGAGCGGCCGTATCTGGTCCGCGCCGGGGTCTATCCGGTCAGCCGCATCCAGGAGGTCTTCCCCAATCTGGATACCGATACCGAGGCCTACAAGCAGCGCCTGATGCAGCGGGTGAACGAGGTCCGCGGCCGCGCGGCCAGCGCGTGA
- a CDS encoding ABC transporter permease, which yields MTVQTAPDITAPPMPPGFLRRLMARPATVAGAGLILAMTAAAFLGPLIDPTDPDRIDVLARFLPPLSPGHLLGTDELGRDVLARLLGGGRISLAIGFSAMLLSVVIGTAIGMVAGWRGGVIGTVLMRFVDAMMAFPTVFLVLALALLISPGLASTTILIAATSWMSVARLVEGQYRALRTADYVAAARTAGASDLRIMVVELLPNAAGAIIVAATLNVARAILLESYVSYLGYGIQAPMASWGNMLNNAQIYLTSAPWLAILPGLAITLTVTSFNFMGNGLRDTLDPHR from the coding sequence ATGACAGTGCAGACCGCCCCCGACATCACGGCACCCCCCATGCCGCCCGGCTTCCTGCGCCGGCTGATGGCGCGGCCCGCCACCGTCGCCGGTGCCGGGCTCATCCTGGCGATGACCGCCGCCGCCTTTCTGGGGCCGCTGATCGATCCGACCGATCCGGACAGGATCGACGTGCTCGCCCGCTTCCTGCCGCCGCTCAGCCCCGGCCATCTGCTTGGCACCGACGAGCTGGGCCGGGACGTGCTCGCCCGCCTGCTCGGCGGCGGGCGGATCTCGCTCGCCATCGGCTTTTCGGCCATGCTGCTCTCGGTGGTGATCGGAACCGCCATCGGCATGGTCGCGGGCTGGCGCGGCGGGGTGATCGGCACCGTGCTGATGCGCTTCGTCGATGCGATGATGGCGTTTCCGACCGTCTTTCTGGTGCTCGCCCTGGCCCTGCTGATCAGCCCCGGCCTTGCCTCCACCACCATCCTGATCGCCGCCACCTCGTGGATGAGCGTGGCGCGGCTGGTCGAAGGGCAGTACCGCGCCCTGCGCACGGCCGATTATGTCGCCGCCGCCCGCACCGCCGGTGCCTCGGATCTTCGCATCATGGTGGTGGAGCTGCTGCCCAATGCGGCAGGCGCGATCATCGTTGCCGCCACGCTCAACGTCGCGCGGGCGATCCTGCTCGAATCCTATGTCAGCTATCTGGGCTATGGCATCCAGGCGCCGATGGCGAGCTGGGGCAACATGCTCAACAACGCCCAGATCTACCTGACCTCCGCCCCCTGGCTCGCCATCCTGCCGGGCCTGGCCATCACCCTGACGGTCACCAGTTTCAACTTCATGGGCAACGGGCTCAGGGATACACTCGACCCCCACCGCTGA